The proteins below are encoded in one region of Misgurnus anguillicaudatus chromosome 24, ASM2758022v2, whole genome shotgun sequence:
- the pik3cb gene encoding phosphatidylinositol 4,5-bisphosphate 3-kinase catalytic subunit beta isoform, with amino-acid sequence MPPAKTDQLDQWAESGLDEDDQVIVDFLLPTGVYIQMEVPRESTIQHIKLLLWKEAQTYPLFSLLGEMEGHMFECVNQAAVHEELEDESRRLCDVRPFLPVLKLITRNCGRAERLLDSKIGVLIGKGLHELDALQDQEVKDFRSKMKRISEERMQHMHLMSWEDWLRSCYSPQLETGSVENLIDKHEGGIKITMHHDQSQDTTSLNVSLNCTVTELMDQALKKLQTTRREYVLRVSDKLEFLFEDHPLSQYKYIRTCLLANESPHLTMVHCSFIKDLFEKEVSTIGSVLARKMSNPPLPLPPKKRAPTLLHTCVWKVQSLFRINLVKGIKVNAEDSAKIQVRAGLFHGTELLCKTAVSSESSSRSEHEWNTTLEFEIAVCDLPRMARLCFAIYAVMDKVKKQKSTKNTHLNKYQTIRKAGKVHYPIAWVNTMVFDYRGQLKTGDMILHCWSSFPDELEEMLNPIGTIQTNPYTENATELHISFPVYSTQPVVFPPFDKILEKAADIVGASESMTMGRGGKKFYIELKEIMERDPLSQLCENEKDLIWTLRYDCRENFPQSLPKLLLSVKWSKHEDMAQLQALLQIWPKLSPRDALELLDFNYPDQYVREFAVNCLKDMSDDELLQYLLQLVQVLRYEPYYDCALSRFLLDRAQTSRKIGHFLFWHLRSEMHISAVSVHFALILEAYCRGSIPHIEVLKKQVEALNKLKAVNELIKLGTIKTKNKTKDAHLKEAMMTCLRQTGFIETLSDLQSPLNPSILLAGVNVEKCRYMDSKMKPLWIVYNNKLLTGDTLGIIFKNGDDLRQDMLTLQILRLMDLLWKEANLDLRIVPYGCLATGDHSGLIEVVSSADTIANIQKTSSNMAAAAAFNKDALLNWLKDKNSGDALEKAIEEFTLSCAGYCVATYVLGIGDRHSDNIMVRSTGQLFHIDFGHILGNFKSKFGIKRERVPFILTHDFIHVIQQGKTGNTEKFGNFRQYCEEAYLILRRNGNLFITLFALMLTAGLPELTSVKDIQYLKDSLALGKTDEEALKQFRQKFDEALRESWTTKVNWMAHNVAHPS; translated from the exons ATGCCTCCCGCCAAGACAGATCAGCTGGATCAGTGGGCGGAGTCGGGGCTGGATGAAGATGACCAGGTAATAGTGGACTTCCTGTTGCCCACAGGAGTCTACATTCAGATGGAGGTTCCTCGGGAGAGCACCATCCAACACATCAAACTGCTG TTATGGAAGGAGGCACAGACGTACCCTCTCTTCTCCCTGCTGGGGGAGATGGAGGGTCACATGTTTGAGTGTGTGAATCAAGCAGCAGTGCACGAGGAACTGGAGGATGAAAGCAGGCGACTGTGCGACGTGCGCCCCTTCCTGCCCGTCCTAAAACTTATTACACGCAACTGTGGACGTGCAGAGCGCCTTTTAGACTCGAAAATCGGAGTGCTGATCGGCAAAG GTCTTCACGAACTAGATGCCCTGCAAGACCAGGAAGTGAAGGACTTCCGTTCCAAAATGAAACGAATTAGCGAGGAGAGGATGCAGCACATGCACCTGATGTCCTGGGAGGACTGGCTCCGGAGCTGTTATTCGCCACAGCTGGAGACGGGGTCTGTGGAGAATTTGATTGACAAGCATGAAGGCGGGATCAAAATCACCATGCATCATGACCAGTCACAG GACACAACCAGTTTGAATGTGTCCTTGAACTGTACAGTAACTGAACTTATGGATCAGGCTCTTAAGAAATTGCAGACCACCCGAAGAGAGTATGTGTTACGTGTCAGCGACAAACTGGAGTTCCTATTTGAAGATCACCCTCTCAGTCAATACAAA taCATCAGGACTTGTTTGTTGGCTAATGAGAGTCCTCATCTGACGATGGTTCACTGCAGTTTCATAAAGGACTTGTTTGAGAAGGAAGTCAGTACTATCGGATCAGTGCTGGCGCGCAAGATGTCAAACCCTCCTCTTCCGCTGCCCCCGAAGAAGAGAGCTCCAACT CTGTTGCATACGTGTGTTTGGAAGGTTCAATCTTTGTTTCGAATTAATCTTGTGAAGGGGATTAAAGTCAACGCTGAAGATAGTGCTAAG ATCCAGGTTCGGGCAGGGCTGTTTCACGGTACAGAGCTCTTGTGTAAGACAGCAGTCAGCAGTGAAAGCAGCAGTCGATCTGAGCACGAGTGGAACACAACACTGGAGTTTGAAATTGCTGTTTGTGACCTGCCGCGGATGGCGCGCCTCTGTTTTGCTATTTACGCGGTCATGGACAAAGTGAAGAAACAGAAATCCACCAAGAACACACACCTAAACAAATACCAAACCATCCGCAAAGCAGGGAAAGTG CACTACCCAATTGCATGGGTGAACACAATGGTGTTTGACTACAGAGGACAGCTAAAGACTGGAGACATGATCCTGCATTGCTGGTCCTCATTTCCTG ATGAACTGGAAGAAATGTTGAACCCCATTGGGACGATTCAGACCAATCCATACACTGAGAATGCCACCGAACTACACATAAGCTTTCCTGTATACTCAACACAACCTGTTGTATTTCCTCCATTTGACAAG ATACTGGAAAAAGCTGCCGACATTGTTGGAGCCAGTGAATCCATGACAATG GGTCGTGGAGGTAAGAAGTTTTATATCGAGCTAAAGGAGATCATGGAGAGAGATCCGCTCTCTCAGTTGTGTGAGAATGAGAAGGATCTGATATGGACACTGCGTTATGACTGCAGAGaaaacttccctcagtctctcCCTAAACTGCTGCTGTCTGTCAAATGGAGCAAACACGAAGATATGGCTCAG CTGCAAGCACTGTTGCAGATTTGGCCCAAGCTAAGCCCTCGAGATGCTCTAGAGCTCCTGGACTTTAACTACCCTGACCAGTATGTCCGAGAATTTGCTGTCAACTGCCTTAAAGATATGAG TGATGATGAGCTGTTGCAGTATTTGCTGCAATTGGTGCAGGTATTGCGTTATGAGCCGTACTATGACTGTGCCCTCAGCCGTTTCCTTCTGGACCGCGCTCAGACCAGCCGTAAAATCGGCCATTTCCTCTTCTGGCATCTCAG GTCTGAGATGCACATTTCAGCTGTATCCGTTCATTTTGCTCTGATTTTGGAAGCGTATTGCAGAGGCAGTATCCCACACATAGAAGTCCTCAAAAAACAG gttgaaGCTCTTAATAAGCTGAAAGCAGTTAATGAGCTGATTAAGCTGGGCACCATAAAAACCAAGAACAAAACGAAAGATGCCCATCTTAAAGAGGCAATGATGACGTGCCTTAGACAGACAGGCTTCATCGAGACACTTTCTGACCTGCAGTCTCCACTCAATCCCAGCATACTACTCGCTGGAGTCAA tgtggaGAAGTGCAGGTACATGGATTCAAAGATGAAACCACTGTGGATTGTGTACAATAACAAGCTGTTGACTGGAGACACGCTGGGCATCATCTTTAAAAATGGAGATG ACCTGAGACAGGACATGTTGACTCTTCAAATATTGAGATTAATGGATCTACTGTGGAAAGAGGCCAACTTGGATTTAAG AATTGTGCCTTATGGTTGCTTGGCAACAGGTGATCACTCTGGTCTAATTGAAGTTGTGTCTTCAGCGGATACTATCGCCAACATCCAAAAAACAAGCAGCAACATGGCTGCGGCAGCTGCCTTCAATAAAGATGCTCTACTGAATTGGCTGAAAGACAAGAACTCTGG TGATGCTTTGGAGAAAGCCATTGAAGAGTTCACTCTGTCCTGTGCTGGTTATTGCGTTGCCACCTACGTCTTGGGCATTGGAGATCGCCATAGCGACAACATCATGGTTCGCAGTACAGGGCAG CTCTTTCACATAGACTTTGGACACATCCTGGGGAACTTTAAATCTAAGTTTGGAATCAAGCGTGAGCGCGTTCCTTTCATCCTCACACATGACTTCATCCATGTGATTCAGCAGGGAAAAACTGGCAACACAGAGAAATTTGGAAA TTTTAGGCAGTACTGTGAAGAGGCGTATCTGATTTTGAGGAGAAATGGAAATTTGTTCATCACACTCTTTGCGTTAATGCTCACAGCAGGCCTGCCAGAGCTCACATCTGTCAAAGATATCCAGTATTTAAAG GACTCTCTGGCGTTGGGTAAAACAGACGAGGAAGCCCTTAAACAGTTTCGTCAGAAGTTTGATGAAGCTCTGAGAGAAAGTTGGACCACCAAAGTCAACTGGATGGCTCACAACGTGGCTCACCCTTCGTAA